A stretch of the Lolium perenne isolate Kyuss_39 chromosome 3, Kyuss_2.0, whole genome shotgun sequence genome encodes the following:
- the LOC139830057 gene encoding uncharacterized protein isoform X5, which yields MDKAWTHKLGSADALCICCGQIEDNKEDEKLSSTLVSSSDAMVASNDQRRFQADKICLDSMDVQTLRKTICQEVLCFPSLRGYYQAFNTKFLWAINFHLKLVDIGIKRQWHVQDTWA from the exons ATGGACAAGGCATGGACACACAA ATTGGGGTCCGCGGATGCCCTCTGCATATGTTGTGGTCAAATTGAG GATAACAAGGAGGATGAGAAGCTTTCTAGCACCTTGGTTAGCTCAAGTGATGCTATGGTTGCAAGCAACGATCAACGAAGGTTTCAG GCTGACAAGATTTGTCTTGATTCCATGGATGTTCAAACACTTAGGAAGACAATTTGTCAAGAAGTATTATGTTTTCCTAGCCTCAGAGGCTATTATCAAGCCTTCAACACCAAGTTTCTATGGGCCATCAACTTCCACCTCAAGCTCGTAGACATTGGCATCAAAAG
- the LOC139830057 gene encoding uncharacterized protein isoform X4: protein MDKAWTHKLGSADALCICCGQIEDNKEDEKLSSTLVSSSDAMVASNDQRRFQADKICLDSMDVQTLRKTICQEVLCFPSLRGYYQAFNTKFLWAINFHLKLVDIGIKRFLELCLESCLMFRTSHACTCKVKNHMQWHVQDTWA, encoded by the exons ATGGACAAGGCATGGACACACAA ATTGGGGTCCGCGGATGCCCTCTGCATATGTTGTGGTCAAATTGAG GATAACAAGGAGGATGAGAAGCTTTCTAGCACCTTGGTTAGCTCAAGTGATGCTATGGTTGCAAGCAACGATCAACGAAGGTTTCAG GCTGACAAGATTTGTCTTGATTCCATGGATGTTCAAACACTTAGGAAGACAATTTGTCAAGAAGTATTATGTTTTCCTAGCCTCAGAGGCTATTATCAAGCCTTCAACACCAAGTTTCTATGGGCCATCAACTTCCACCTCAAGCTCGTAGACATTGGCATCAAAAGGTTCCTCGAGCTGTGTTTGGAATCATGTTTAATGTTTAGAACTAGCCATGCTTGTACATGTAAGGTCAAGAATCATAT
- the LOC139830057 gene encoding uncharacterized protein isoform X3, giving the protein MDKAWTHKLGSADALCICCGQIEDNKEDEKLSSTLVSSSDAMVASNDQRRFQADKICLDSMDVQTLRKTICQEVLCFPSLRGYYQAFNTKFLWAINFHLKLVDIGIKRFLELCLESCLMFRTSHACTCKVKNHMYAIAKSWRQWHVQDTWA; this is encoded by the exons ATGGACAAGGCATGGACACACAA ATTGGGGTCCGCGGATGCCCTCTGCATATGTTGTGGTCAAATTGAG GATAACAAGGAGGATGAGAAGCTTTCTAGCACCTTGGTTAGCTCAAGTGATGCTATGGTTGCAAGCAACGATCAACGAAGGTTTCAG GCTGACAAGATTTGTCTTGATTCCATGGATGTTCAAACACTTAGGAAGACAATTTGTCAAGAAGTATTATGTTTTCCTAGCCTCAGAGGCTATTATCAAGCCTTCAACACCAAGTTTCTATGGGCCATCAACTTCCACCTCAAGCTCGTAGACATTGGCATCAAAAGGTTCCTCGAGCTGTGTTTGGAATCATGTTTAATGTTTAGAACTAGCCATGCTTGTACATGTAAGGTCAAGAATCATATGTATGCCATC